A window of the Enterobacteriaceae bacterium 4M9 genome harbors these coding sequences:
- the iutA gene encoding ferric aerobactin receptor IutA: protein MMIKKTHTLLALNPLLLAMMAPALAQQTDDETMVISANRSNRTVAEMAQTTWVIENAELQQQIQGGKELKDALAQLIPGLDVSSQSRTNYGMNVRGRPLVVLVDGVRLNSSRTDSRQLDSIDPFNIDHVEVISGATSLYGGGSTGGLINIVTKKGQSETQIEFEAGTKSGFNSSKDHDERIASSLSGGNEHISGRMSVAYQKFGGWFDGNGDATLLDNTQTGLQYSDRLDVMGTGTLNIDETQQLQLVTQYYKSQGDDDYGLNLGKDFSALTGASTPYVSKGLNSDRIPGTERHLISLQYSNSDFLGQELVGQVYYRDESLLFYPFPTVNANQQATAFSSSQQDTDQYGAKLTLNSKPLDNWQLTYGVDADHERFTSNQMFFDLAQASASGGLNNRKIYSTGRYPAYDISNLAAFLQSSYDINDIFTLSGGVRYQYTENKIDDFIGYAQQQQIAAGTARSADAIPGGSTDYDNFLFNAGLLMNISERQQTWFNFSQGVELPDPGKYYGRGTYGAPVNGHLPLTNSVNVDASKLQGVKVDSYELGWRYTGDNLRTQIAAYYSLSDKSVVANRDLTISVVDDKRRIYGVEGAVDYFIPDTNWSTGANFNVLKTESKVNGSWQKYDVKVASPSKATAYIGWAPDPWSLRVQSTTSFKVSDDAGNSLDGYTTVDLLGSYQLPVGTLGFSVENLFDRDYTTVWGQRAPLYYSPGYGPASLYDYKGRGRTFGVNYSVLF, encoded by the coding sequence ATGATGATAAAAAAAACGCACACGCTGCTGGCGCTCAATCCGCTGCTGCTTGCAATGATGGCACCGGCGCTCGCACAGCAAACTGATGATGAAACGATGGTCATTTCCGCCAACCGCAGCAACCGCACCGTAGCAGAAATGGCGCAGACCACCTGGGTGATTGAGAACGCAGAACTGCAACAGCAGATTCAGGGCGGCAAAGAGTTAAAGGATGCGCTGGCGCAGTTGATTCCAGGCCTTGATGTCAGTAGCCAAAGCCGGACTAACTACGGCATGAACGTTCGTGGCCGCCCGCTGGTGGTGTTGGTTGACGGAGTGCGCCTGAACTCCTCGCGTACTGACAGCCGACAGCTTGACTCCATCGATCCGTTTAATATCGACCACGTTGAGGTTATCTCCGGGGCCACTTCACTCTATGGCGGCGGCAGTACCGGCGGTCTGATAAATATTGTGACCAAAAAGGGACAGTCAGAAACGCAAATCGAATTTGAGGCGGGAACCAAAAGCGGGTTTAACAGCAGTAAAGATCATGATGAGCGCATTGCCAGCTCCCTTTCGGGTGGCAACGAGCACATTTCCGGGCGTATGTCGGTGGCGTATCAGAAATTCGGCGGCTGGTTTGACGGCAACGGCGATGCCACCCTGCTGGATAACACGCAGACCGGGTTACAGTATTCCGACCGTCTGGATGTCATGGGAACCGGCACACTCAATATTGATGAAACCCAGCAGCTGCAACTGGTGACCCAGTATTATAAAAGCCAGGGCGATGACGACTACGGACTGAACCTGGGCAAAGATTTTTCGGCGTTAACCGGCGCCAGCACGCCGTATGTCAGTAAGGGGCTGAACTCCGATCGTATTCCCGGCACTGAGCGCCACCTGATTAGCCTGCAATATTCCAACAGTGACTTTCTGGGCCAGGAGTTAGTCGGCCAGGTTTACTATCGTGATGAATCACTGCTGTTCTATCCGTTCCCCACCGTCAATGCGAACCAGCAAGCGACCGCGTTTTCCTCATCCCAGCAGGATACGGACCAGTACGGGGCGAAGCTCACGCTTAACAGCAAGCCGCTGGATAACTGGCAGCTTACTTACGGGGTAGATGCCGACCACGAGCGCTTTACCTCTAACCAGATGTTCTTCGATTTAGCGCAGGCAAGCGCCTCCGGTGGGCTGAATAACCGCAAAATATACTCTACCGGGCGTTATCCGGCTTACGACATCAGCAATCTGGCGGCGTTTTTGCAGTCCAGTTATGACATTAACGATATTTTCACGCTCAGCGGCGGCGTACGGTATCAGTACACCGAGAATAAGATTGATGATTTTATCGGTTATGCGCAGCAGCAACAGATTGCAGCAGGCACTGCCCGCTCTGCCGATGCCATTCCCGGTGGTTCGACAGATTACGACAACTTCCTGTTTAACGCAGGTCTGCTGATGAACATCAGCGAACGCCAGCAGACATGGTTTAACTTCTCCCAGGGCGTAGAGTTGCCGGACCCTGGTAAATACTACGGGCGTGGCACCTATGGCGCGCCCGTTAATGGCCACCTGCCGTTAACTAACAGCGTCAATGTGGATGCCAGTAAGCTACAGGGTGTGAAGGTTGACTCTTACGAGCTGGGCTGGCGCTACACGGGGGACAATTTACGTACCCAAATCGCCGCCTACTATTCGCTGTCTGACAAAAGCGTGGTGGCTAACCGGGATTTAACCATCAGTGTGGTGGACGACAAACGTCGTATTTACGGCGTGGAAGGCGCGGTGGATTATTTTATTCCTGATACCAACTGGAGCACCGGTGCGAACTTCAACGTGCTGAAAACTGAGTCCAAAGTCAACGGCAGTTGGCAGAAATATGATGTGAAGGTCGCCAGTCCGTCAAAAGCGACGGCGTATATTGGCTGGGCACCGGACCCGTGGAGCCTGCGCGTTCAGAGCACCACCTCGTTTAAGGTCAGCGACGATGCCGGTAACAGCCTTGACGGTTACACCACCGTAGATTTGCTCGGCAGCTACCAGCTTCCCGTTGGTACGCTTGGCTTTAGCGTTGAGAACCTCTTTGACCGCGACTACACCACCGTCTGGGGACAGCGCGCGCCGCTTTACTACAGTCCTGGCTACGGTCCTGCCTCGTTGTATGACTACAAAGGCCGTGGTCGTACGTTTGGTGTGAATTATTCCGTGCTTTTCTGA
- a CDS encoding siderophore-interacting protein has protein sequence MSDIQPYRLFNVRLLRKNYVSPSLLSLVFSGPEVAQMKREAPDQRIKILFPSEDGTPPGLPTEGHWSRLLQEIPKPRRPIVRTYTLRHCSPTRHELTVEFVNHGTKGPASAWAIHAQPGDALQIVAPDAAYPGLSGGYEWSAPAGLQHALIIADETALPAARGILELLALQTTPPKVQVFLEVPEQGDCLDLSHFTFAEIFWLPRQPFGLAHGEYLIEAVKQHAVLPQNCHHKTVLTQIEGEHLWHKAVSDNSEFYGWVAAESTVVKQLRRYLTAQCGVDPDVFNFMAYWAKGRVR, from the coding sequence ATGTCTGATATTCAGCCTTACCGTTTGTTCAACGTCCGACTGTTGCGCAAAAATTATGTGTCACCATCGCTGTTGAGTCTGGTTTTTAGCGGACCGGAGGTGGCACAGATGAAACGCGAGGCACCGGATCAACGGATAAAAATACTGTTTCCTTCCGAGGATGGTACGCCGCCAGGGCTGCCCACAGAAGGGCACTGGTCCCGGCTTTTACAGGAAATACCGAAACCCAGGCGCCCGATTGTGCGTACCTACACTTTGCGACACTGCAGTCCAACCCGACATGAGCTGACAGTGGAGTTTGTCAATCACGGAACCAAAGGCCCGGCCTCGGCCTGGGCTATCCACGCACAGCCCGGTGATGCGCTTCAGATTGTGGCACCTGACGCCGCTTATCCAGGGCTGAGCGGTGGTTACGAATGGTCAGCGCCAGCGGGCTTACAACACGCGCTGATTATTGCTGATGAGACGGCACTACCCGCAGCACGCGGTATTCTTGAACTTCTGGCGCTACAGACAACGCCACCAAAAGTGCAAGTGTTCCTGGAAGTTCCTGAGCAGGGCGACTGTCTCGATTTAAGTCATTTCACATTTGCAGAGATATTCTGGCTCCCGCGCCAGCCTTTCGGGCTGGCACACGGCGAATATCTGATTGAAGCAGTCAAACAACACGCAGTGTTGCCGCAAAACTGTCACCATAAAACCGTTCTGACGCAGATAGAAGGCGAACATCTCTGGCATAAGGCGGTTAGCGACAATAGTGAGTTTTATGGCTGGGTGGCTGCGGAATCTACCGTAGTGAAGCAGCTACGCCGGTATTTGACCGCTCAGTGCGGCGTGGATCCTGACGTATTTAACTTTATGGCCTACTGGGCAAAAGGGCGCGTGCGCTGA
- a CDS encoding MerR family transcriptional regulator: protein MAFYSIGEVAERCGINPVTLRAWQRRYGLLKPQRSEGGHRQFDEDDIRRIEEIKRWMESGVSVGKVKALLEQKKVAVHDGWSVYQEELMAVLRHASSEKLRVKITTLGQQHPIDTLIDNIILPARQRLSLEQNTARAICSFLDGVLMEFAVLSLRAARKLEANAALLMSWGNSDRMRLWLEAWRLSAHGKNIDVLAEPLDSPRPELFPGQHLLVWTGKALSRRQQEQLDNWREQGYTVTFYQP from the coding sequence ATGGCCTTTTACAGTATCGGCGAAGTCGCTGAGCGATGCGGAATCAACCCGGTAACACTCCGGGCGTGGCAGCGACGCTATGGACTGCTCAAGCCGCAACGCAGTGAAGGCGGGCACCGACAGTTTGATGAAGACGATATCCGGCGCATCGAAGAGATTAAACGCTGGATGGAAAGCGGTGTCTCGGTTGGCAAAGTCAAAGCGTTGCTTGAGCAAAAAAAGGTCGCTGTGCATGACGGCTGGAGCGTTTATCAGGAAGAACTCATGGCCGTGTTGCGTCACGCCAGTTCAGAAAAGCTGCGCGTAAAAATCACTACCCTGGGCCAGCAACACCCGATCGATACGCTTATTGATAATATTATTTTACCGGCACGTCAGCGGCTGAGCCTTGAACAAAACACCGCCCGCGCGATATGCAGTTTTCTTGATGGCGTACTGATGGAATTTGCGGTGCTCAGTCTGCGCGCAGCCAGAAAGCTGGAGGCGAATGCCGCACTTCTGATGAGCTGGGGCAATAGCGATCGCATGCGCCTGTGGCTCGAAGCCTGGCGTTTGTCAGCACACGGCAAAAATATTGACGTACTTGCAGAACCGCTGGATTCACCGCGCCCGGAGCTTTTCCCCGGTCAGCACCTTCTGGTATGGACAGGCAAAGCGCTCTCGCGCCGCCAGCAGGAGCAGCTCGACAACTGGCGCGAGCAAGGTTACACCGTCACGTTTTATCAGCCATGA
- the iucA gene encoding aerobactin synthase IucA, translated as MTLPNAVPNWDVAAQCFLNSLVRETKDWQLTQDQPAELIIPLDEKQAIYFNVSYVSSTQHHRYTFPAYLMAHGTKQAIDFTTFSRLIIKKLQQQHSLTDRGCDVFYQRVMESHRYTQQAIEARHDWAKLRDKPLNFAEAEQALLVGHAFHPAPKSHEPFTAQEAERYLPDFAPRFPLRWFAVDKSQIAGDSLHLNLQQRLTRFVAENAAELLNELSDTQWLFPLHPWQAEYLLQQDGCQQLQKNGLLRDLGEAGAPWLPTTSSRSLYCATSRDMIKFSLSVRLTNSLRTLSVKEVKRGMRLAHLAQTEVWQTLQTRFPTFRVMQEDGWAGLKDLQGNIMEESLFVLRENLLFEQPHSQTNVLVSLTQSAADGGDSLLVSAVKRLSKRLHITHQQAAHAWVEAYCQQVLKPLFTIEADYGLVLLAHQQNILVEMQQDLPVGLIYRDCQGSAFMPHAQGWLDTIGEAQAENVFTREQLLRYFPYYLLVNSTFAVTAALGAAGLDSETNLMALVGNQLNALRKDVTHKTCLDYVLDSPHWNVKGNFFCYLHDHNENTIVDPAVIYFDFVNPLLAQED; from the coding sequence ATGACGTTGCCAAATGCAGTTCCGAACTGGGATGTGGCTGCCCAGTGCTTTTTGAACTCCCTGGTTCGTGAAACCAAAGACTGGCAGTTGACCCAGGACCAGCCAGCAGAGCTGATCATTCCCCTGGATGAAAAGCAGGCCATTTACTTTAATGTTTCTTATGTATCTTCTACGCAGCATCACCGTTATACCTTCCCGGCGTATTTAATGGCTCATGGCACGAAACAGGCCATTGATTTCACCACCTTCTCCCGTCTGATTATCAAAAAACTGCAACAGCAGCATTCGCTGACTGACCGCGGTTGTGATGTGTTCTACCAGCGTGTAATGGAGAGCCATCGTTACACGCAGCAGGCTATCGAGGCCCGCCATGACTGGGCAAAGCTGCGCGATAAGCCGCTCAACTTTGCTGAGGCTGAGCAGGCGCTGCTGGTGGGCCATGCCTTTCACCCGGCACCGAAATCTCATGAACCGTTTACAGCACAGGAGGCCGAGCGCTATCTGCCCGATTTTGCGCCCCGTTTCCCGCTGCGTTGGTTCGCTGTTGATAAATCGCAGATTGCCGGTGACAGCCTGCATCTCAACCTGCAACAGAGACTGACGCGTTTTGTCGCAGAGAATGCAGCAGAGCTGCTTAATGAGTTGAGCGACACACAATGGTTATTCCCGTTGCATCCCTGGCAGGCGGAGTATTTGTTGCAGCAGGATGGGTGCCAGCAACTCCAGAAAAATGGACTGCTCCGAGACCTGGGTGAAGCCGGTGCGCCCTGGTTACCGACCACCTCGTCGCGTTCACTCTACTGCGCCACCAGCCGCGACATGATCAAGTTCTCCCTGAGCGTGCGTCTGACCAACTCTCTGCGCACCCTGTCTGTCAAAGAAGTAAAACGCGGGATGCGGCTGGCGCATCTGGCACAAACTGAAGTCTGGCAGACGTTACAGACCCGTTTCCCCACTTTCCGGGTGATGCAGGAAGACGGCTGGGCTGGCCTGAAAGATCTTCAGGGCAACATCATGGAAGAAAGCCTGTTTGTGCTGCGCGAGAACCTGCTTTTTGAGCAGCCGCACAGCCAGACCAACGTGCTGGTCTCCCTTACGCAGTCGGCGGCAGACGGTGGCGACTCGCTGCTGGTAAGCGCCGTTAAACGCCTGAGCAAGCGCCTTCATATCACCCATCAGCAGGCGGCTCATGCCTGGGTGGAGGCCTACTGCCAGCAGGTGCTCAAGCCGCTTTTCACCATAGAAGCCGATTACGGCCTGGTGCTACTGGCCCACCAGCAAAACATTCTGGTGGAAATGCAGCAGGATTTGCCCGTTGGCCTTATCTACCGCGACTGCCAGGGCAGCGCATTTATGCCCCATGCGCAGGGCTGGCTGGACACCATTGGCGAGGCGCAGGCAGAAAACGTCTTCACGCGCGAACAGTTGCTGCGCTATTTCCCTTATTACCTGCTGGTTAACTCCACGTTTGCCGTCACTGCGGCACTGGGTGCCGCCGGGCTGGACAGTGAAACCAACCTGATGGCGCTGGTGGGCAATCAGCTCAACGCGTTGCGTAAAGACGTTACCCATAAAACCTGTCTCGACTATGTGCTGGACAGCCCGCACTGGAACGTAAAGGGCAACTTCTTCTGTTATCTGCACGACCACAACGAGAACACCATTGTGGACCCTGCGGTTATCTACTTCGATTTTGTAAACCCGCTGCTGGCCCAGGAGGACTGA
- a CDS encoding MFS transporter, translating to MPKKSLACWPLALSAGLLGVGQNGLLVSIPVLVAQTHLSLSVWAALLTLGSMLFLPSSPWWGKQITRRGSKPVVLWALLGYASSFALLGLGSALLITQLVTGVVGLGILIIARIIYGLTVSAMVPACQTWALQRAGEGQRMSALATISSGLSCGRLLGPLCAAGMLMIHPLAPMGLLMISPLLALIVLLRLPGTPAQPLPERNNARLKLACLPYLFCALLLSAAVSLMQLGLSPALARQFSTNTAAISHQVAWLLSLAAIASLIAQFAVLRPQLLTPMTLLISAGVLMMSGLAMMISVQLWLFYLGCAVLSFGAALATPAYQLLLNDKLADGSSAGWVATSHTLGYGLCALLVPWIAKTGIETGFIMVALAATVLFTAASGVIGFSRSTR from the coding sequence ATGCCGAAAAAATCATTAGCTTGCTGGCCGCTGGCGCTCAGTGCCGGGTTGCTCGGCGTCGGTCAAAATGGCTTGCTGGTCTCCATTCCGGTGCTGGTGGCCCAGACTCATCTCAGTCTCTCGGTTTGGGCGGCGCTGCTGACCCTCGGCTCCATGTTATTCCTGCCGTCTTCCCCATGGTGGGGCAAGCAGATTACACGCAGAGGGAGTAAACCCGTGGTGCTGTGGGCACTGCTGGGTTACGCCAGCAGCTTCGCGCTATTAGGATTGGGGAGCGCGTTACTGATAACACAACTGGTCACCGGCGTTGTGGGGCTGGGGATACTTATTATTGCGCGCATTATTTATGGGTTGACCGTGTCAGCGATGGTGCCAGCCTGCCAGACATGGGCGCTGCAAAGAGCAGGGGAAGGGCAGCGTATGTCTGCACTGGCTACCATTAGCTCTGGACTGAGTTGCGGGCGGCTACTTGGGCCATTGTGTGCCGCCGGGATGCTGATGATTCATCCTCTGGCACCGATGGGATTGCTCATGATTTCGCCGTTGCTGGCGTTGATTGTGCTGCTGCGATTACCCGGTACACCCGCGCAACCGCTGCCCGAGCGCAACAACGCCCGCCTGAAGCTCGCCTGCCTGCCGTATCTTTTTTGCGCACTGCTGCTCTCTGCGGCAGTCAGCCTGATGCAACTTGGGCTTTCTCCTGCGCTGGCCAGACAGTTCTCAACAAACACTGCGGCTATCAGCCATCAGGTCGCCTGGCTATTGAGCCTGGCGGCGATAGCGTCGCTGATTGCCCAGTTTGCGGTACTGCGCCCACAGCTTCTCACACCCATGACGCTGCTTATCAGCGCTGGCGTGCTGATGATGTCTGGCCTGGCGATGATGATATCCGTCCAGTTGTGGCTCTTTTATCTCGGCTGCGCGGTGTTGTCGTTCGGCGCTGCGCTGGCAACACCCGCCTACCAGCTGCTGTTAAACGACAAACTTGCCGATGGTTCCAGCGCCGGTTGGGTGGCAACCAGTCACACGCTTGGCTACGGGCTGTGTGCCTTACTGGTACCCTGGATAGCGAAAACCGGCATTGAAACAGGTTTCATTATGGTGGCCCTGGCAGCCACCGTGTTATTTACCGCAGCATCTGGCGTTATTGGATTTAGCCGCAGCACACGTTAA
- the iucB gene encoding N(6)-hydroxylysine O-acetyltransferase, with amino-acid sequence MAEAMIVHCGRGLRCEKLGKGLSLEWGQDNSAVLRWPGPLTAGWLRDALDQLFIAAPQITAVVLPYAEWREEPQAQSLFGLLHSDIVYREAFWQLPLWLSQPANCASGEMIFDPEREIYFPQRPARPDGEVYRRYDTRVRKTLSFRVANPAQDAERFTRWMNDPRVDYFWEQSGSLETQTAYLARQLNDKHAFALIGCFDDNPFGYFEIYWAAEDRIGRHYCWQPYDRGLHLLVGEQEWRGAHYVQSWLRGLTHYLLLDESRTQRIVLEPRADNHRLFRHLEPAGYHTRKEFDFPHKRSRLVMTHRHRFFTETGL; translated from the coding sequence ATGGCTGAGGCAATGATTGTTCACTGCGGGCGCGGCCTGCGTTGTGAAAAGCTCGGCAAGGGGCTGAGTCTGGAATGGGGACAGGACAACAGCGCGGTGCTGCGCTGGCCTGGCCCGCTCACAGCAGGCTGGCTGCGTGACGCACTGGACCAGCTGTTTATCGCTGCCCCGCAGATTACGGCAGTGGTATTACCTTACGCCGAATGGCGTGAAGAGCCGCAGGCCCAGTCTCTTTTTGGCCTGTTGCACAGCGATATTGTTTACCGGGAGGCCTTCTGGCAGCTACCGCTTTGGCTGAGCCAGCCCGCGAACTGCGCCTCGGGTGAGATGATTTTTGACCCTGAGCGTGAGATTTATTTCCCGCAACGCCCTGCCCGTCCTGATGGCGAGGTCTATCGCCGTTACGACACGCGCGTGCGCAAAACACTGAGCTTTCGCGTGGCTAACCCGGCGCAGGATGCAGAGCGCTTCACCCGCTGGATGAACGACCCGCGAGTTGATTATTTCTGGGAGCAAAGCGGCTCGCTGGAGACACAGACCGCCTATCTGGCGCGCCAGCTGAATGATAAACATGCTTTTGCACTGATTGGCTGTTTTGACGACAACCCGTTTGGTTATTTTGAAATCTACTGGGCCGCAGAAGACCGCATTGGCCGTCATTACTGCTGGCAGCCCTACGACCGCGGCCTGCACCTGCTGGTGGGTGAGCAGGAATGGCGCGGCGCTCACTACGTACAAAGCTGGCTGCGTGGGCTGACGCATTACCTGTTGCTTGATGAGTCGCGTACGCAGCGCATCGTGCTGGAGCCGCGTGCCGATAATCACCGTCTGTTCCGCCACCTGGAGCCTGCGGGCTACCACACGCGCAAAGAGTTCGATTTTCCGCATAAACGTTCTCGGCTGGTGATGACACATCGCCATCGCTTCTTCACGGAGACAGGCCTGTGA
- the iucD gene encoding NADPH-dependent L-lysine N(6)-monooxygenase, with amino-acid sequence MTNTVDFIGVGIGPFNLSVAALSHEIEGFSSRFFDARAQFAWHPGMLVPDCHMQTMFLKDLVSAVAPTSPYSFINYLVKRKKFYRFLTAELRTVSRDEFSDYLHWAAEGMDNLRFNQPVESISFDDRRQLFMVQTSREQTFARNICLGIGKQPYLPPCVKTTTPGCFHASEMSLRQPNLRGKRVTVVGGGQSGADVFLNALRGAWGEVAEINWVSRRNNFNALDEAAFANEYFTPEYVSGFVGLSDAARQTMLNEQKMTSDGITADSLLAIYRELYHRFEVLGLPRNARLLPSRSVTALESRGQGWQLLLEHQLDKGYDALDSDVVIFATGYRPVLPPMLAPLMSRISLRDECHFNVRDDFTLEWNGPKENNLFAVNASMQTHGIAEPQLSLMVWRSARILNRASGRDVFDLSTPPALIQWRSGSREKPQLNAAPSTTHYSTYLG; translated from the coding sequence ATGACAAACACTGTTGATTTTATTGGCGTAGGCATTGGTCCGTTTAACCTGAGTGTTGCAGCGCTCTCGCATGAAATTGAAGGTTTCAGTAGCCGCTTTTTTGATGCCCGCGCCCAGTTTGCCTGGCATCCTGGTATGCTGGTGCCGGATTGCCATATGCAGACCATGTTCCTTAAAGATCTGGTCAGCGCCGTGGCCCCCACCAGTCCCTATAGTTTTATTAACTACCTCGTAAAACGTAAGAAGTTTTACCGTTTTCTCACGGCCGAGCTACGTACCGTATCGCGCGATGAATTTTCAGACTACCTGCACTGGGCAGCAGAGGGCATGGACAATCTGCGTTTTAATCAGCCGGTGGAGAGCATCAGCTTTGACGACAGGCGCCAGCTTTTTATGGTGCAAACCAGCCGTGAACAAACTTTTGCCCGCAACATTTGCCTGGGTATCGGTAAGCAACCGTATCTGCCACCGTGCGTGAAAACCACCACGCCAGGCTGCTTTCACGCCAGCGAAATGAGCCTGCGCCAGCCAAACCTGCGCGGTAAGCGGGTCACGGTTGTGGGCGGTGGGCAAAGTGGCGCGGATGTGTTCCTGAACGCGCTGCGCGGTGCCTGGGGCGAAGTTGCTGAGATTAACTGGGTCTCCCGGCGCAATAACTTCAACGCGCTGGATGAAGCCGCCTTTGCCAACGAGTACTTCACGCCAGAGTACGTCTCAGGTTTTGTGGGCCTGAGTGACGCTGCGCGCCAGACCATGCTCAATGAGCAGAAGATGACCTCTGACGGCATCACGGCGGACTCTCTGCTGGCCATTTACCGGGAACTGTATCATCGCTTCGAGGTGCTGGGGCTGCCGCGCAACGCTCGCCTGCTGCCGAGCCGGTCGGTGACAGCGCTGGAAAGCCGTGGTCAAGGCTGGCAGCTACTGCTGGAGCATCAGCTCGATAAGGGGTATGACGCGCTGGACAGCGATGTGGTTATTTTTGCGACCGGCTATCGTCCGGTTCTGCCACCCATGCTGGCGCCACTAATGTCGCGCATTAGCCTGCGTGATGAGTGTCATTTCAACGTGCGCGATGACTTCACGCTGGAGTGGAATGGCCCAAAAGAGAACAACCTCTTTGCCGTTAACGCCAGTATGCAGACCCACGGTATTGCCGAACCGCAGCTTAGCCTGATGGTCTGGCGCTCTGCCCGTATTCTTAATCGCGCATCAGGGCGTGATGTCTTCGATCTCAGTACACCGCCTGCTCTCATCCAGTGGCGCAGCGGTAGCCGGGAAAAACCGCAGCTCAACGCTGCTCCCTCAACAACGCACTACTCCACCTATTTGGGCTGA
- the iucC gene encoding aerobactin synthase IucC: MSDKDWDEVNRKLVAKMLAELEYEQVFKAESHQQGHYCISLPGAEWHFEATRGIWGWLWIDAKTLRCASEPVMAQTLLMQLQPVLGMSDATVAEHMQDLYATLKGDLRLLNARRGMSASDLINLDADCLQCLLSGHPKFVFNKGRRGWGQQALECYAPEYGNTFRLHWLAVKREHMVWRCDSTLDIGQLLSSAMDPQELARFWQDWQARGLDEQWLPLPVHPWQWQQKIALDFVAELAEGKMVSLGEYGDQWLAQQSLRTLTNASRQGGLDIKLPLTIYNTSCYRGIPGKYIAAGPLASRWLQQVFATDKTLVQTGAVILGEPAAGYVSHHGYGALSQAPYRYQEMLGVIWRENPSRWLTRDETPILMATLMECDENQQPLICAYIARSGLDAQTWLSQLFRVVVVPLYHLLCRYGVALIAHGQNITLAMKDGVPQRVLLKDFQGDMRLVEDAFPELESLPQEVRDVTARLSADYLIHDLQTGHFVTVLRFVSPLMVRAGVPERRFYQLLAAVLSDYMQDHPEMSARFALFSLFKPQIIRVVLNPVKLTWPEQDGGSRMLPDYREDLQNPLWLVTGN; encoded by the coding sequence ATGAGTGATAAGGACTGGGACGAGGTGAACCGTAAGCTGGTCGCCAAAATGCTGGCTGAGCTTGAGTACGAACAGGTGTTTAAAGCCGAATCTCATCAGCAAGGCCATTACTGCATTAGCCTGCCGGGCGCAGAGTGGCACTTTGAGGCCACGCGCGGTATCTGGGGCTGGCTTTGGATTGATGCAAAGACGCTGCGCTGTGCAAGCGAACCGGTTATGGCGCAAACCCTGCTCATGCAGTTACAGCCGGTGCTGGGAATGAGCGATGCCACTGTAGCTGAACATATGCAGGATCTCTACGCCACGCTCAAGGGCGACCTGCGGCTTTTGAATGCCCGGCGCGGCATGAGTGCCAGTGACCTGATAAATCTCGACGCAGACTGTTTGCAGTGCCTGCTAAGTGGTCATCCTAAATTTGTGTTTAACAAAGGCCGTCGCGGTTGGGGTCAGCAGGCGCTGGAATGTTACGCGCCAGAGTACGGCAATACCTTTCGCCTGCACTGGCTGGCGGTAAAACGCGAGCACATGGTCTGGCGCTGTGACAGCACGCTCGATATTGGGCAGCTACTGAGCAGTGCAATGGACCCGCAGGAGCTCGCCCGCTTCTGGCAAGACTGGCAGGCACGAGGGCTGGATGAGCAGTGGTTACCGCTGCCGGTGCACCCGTGGCAATGGCAGCAGAAAATTGCCCTCGATTTTGTTGCTGAGCTTGCCGAAGGGAAAATGGTGTCTCTGGGTGAATATGGCGACCAGTGGCTTGCCCAGCAGTCGCTGCGCACGCTCACAAATGCCAGTCGCCAGGGCGGGCTTGATATCAAACTGCCGCTGACTATCTATAACACTTCCTGCTATCGCGGTATTCCGGGCAAGTACATTGCCGCGGGTCCGCTGGCTTCACGCTGGTTGCAACAGGTTTTCGCCACCGACAAAACACTGGTACAAACCGGAGCCGTTATTCTCGGCGAGCCTGCGGCAGGCTATGTATCGCACCACGGTTATGGCGCGCTTTCCCAGGCACCCTATCGTTACCAGGAAATGCTCGGCGTTATCTGGCGCGAAAACCCGAGCCGCTGGCTCACCCGCGATGAAACGCCGATTCTGATGGCAACGCTGATGGAATGTGACGAAAACCAGCAACCGTTAATCTGCGCCTATATCGCCCGCTCCGGCCTTGATGCACAGACCTGGCTCAGCCAGCTGTTTCGCGTGGTTGTGGTGCCGCTTTATCACCTGCTGTGCCGCTATGGCGTGGCGCTTATCGCCCACGGGCAAAACATCACGCTTGCCATGAAAGACGGCGTGCCACAGCGCGTGCTGCTTAAAGATTTCCAGGGTGATATGCGGCTGGTTGAGGATGCGTTCCCTGAGCTTGAGTCTTTGCCCCAGGAAGTGCGCGATGTTACTGCCCGCCTGAGTGCAGACTATTTAATTCATGATTTGCAGACCGGCCACTTTGTTACGGTGCTGCGCTTTGTTTCGCCGCTCATGGTGCGCGCAGGCGTACCGGAGAGACGCTTTTATCAACTGCTGGCAGCAGTGTTGAGTGATTACATGCAGGACCATCCAGAAATGTCGGCGCGCTTTGCGCTTTTCTCACTCTTCAAGCCACAAATCATTCGCGTTGTGCTGAACCCGGTAAAACTGACCTGGCCCGAGCAGGACGGCGGCAGCCGCATGCTGCCAGATTACCGTGAGGATCTGCAAAACCCGCTGTGGCTGGTAACCGGAAACTGA